Proteins encoded by one window of Govania unica:
- a CDS encoding flagellar hook protein FlgE, which translates to MSLYAALYSGVSGLGAYSSALGMISDNITNINTVGYKETRARFSTLVTETRSANRYSPGGVQVLPQNLISKQGLLQSSSSATDLSIDGAGFFVVRQDTKNNEAVAFTRAGSFTPDAAGFLRNTAGQYLLGFPLDEEGNPPSTRSTEQLVPITISGLTGTAQATTKIDPLRGNLQSSQPVSSDVTGGIYDMTDPTKNMAGNGVAPDFVRNIQVFDSMGTPHNLTFGFLKSAATNEWNVEVWSTDGQNVTPLPGGQIASGTLAFNSDGSLNKVGSSPALLGALNVDWNSASGAAKAANSTIALNWGSNGDVDGFTQFDTNSTLISSSINGARFGNVNGVSISKDGTVTALFDNGLQRQVYQLPIAVFQNPDGLTRRQGNSYSMSDDSGVFTLQVAGDGGSGAVAPSTLEASTVDLAREFSELITVQRGFSASTKVITTADQMLDELNNIKR; encoded by the coding sequence ATGAGCCTCTATGCAGCGCTTTATTCTGGTGTGTCCGGCCTCGGCGCTTATTCGAGCGCCCTCGGCATGATTTCAGACAACATCACCAACATCAACACGGTGGGCTACAAGGAAACGCGGGCGCGCTTTTCGACGCTTGTGACCGAAACCCGGTCGGCCAACCGATATTCACCGGGCGGCGTACAGGTTCTGCCGCAGAACCTCATCAGCAAGCAGGGACTGCTGCAATCCTCAAGTTCGGCCACCGATCTCAGCATCGACGGCGCCGGGTTCTTTGTCGTCCGCCAGGACACGAAAAACAACGAAGCCGTCGCCTTCACCCGCGCCGGATCCTTCACCCCGGACGCAGCCGGATTCCTGCGCAACACCGCCGGTCAGTATCTTCTCGGCTTCCCGCTGGATGAAGAAGGCAATCCGCCATCAACGCGCAGCACCGAACAGCTCGTGCCGATCACCATCTCGGGCCTGACCGGTACCGCCCAGGCCACCACCAAGATCGACCCTCTGCGCGGCAACCTGCAATCATCGCAGCCGGTCAGCAGCGACGTCACCGGCGGCATCTATGACATGACGGATCCGACCAAGAACATGGCTGGCAACGGGGTTGCGCCCGACTTTGTCCGCAACATTCAGGTGTTCGACAGCATGGGGACGCCCCATAACCTGACCTTCGGCTTTCTGAAATCCGCCGCCACCAACGAATGGAACGTGGAAGTCTGGTCGACCGACGGCCAGAATGTCACCCCCCTTCCCGGCGGCCAGATCGCCAGCGGCACGCTCGCTTTCAATTCCGATGGCTCGCTGAACAAGGTCGGCAGCTCGCCGGCACTTCTCGGCGCACTCAATGTCGACTGGAACTCCGCATCGGGCGCGGCCAAAGCCGCCAACAGCACTATCGCCCTCAACTGGGGCAGCAATGGCGATGTCGATGGCTTTACCCAGTTCGACACCAACTCGACCCTGATTTCATCGTCGATCAACGGCGCCCGGTTCGGTAACGTGAACGGCGTCTCGATTTCAAAGGACGGCACGGTGACGGCGCTCTTTGACAACGGCCTGCAACGCCAGGTCTATCAGTTGCCGATCGCAGTGTTCCAGAACCCCGACGGCCTGACACGGCGTCAGGGCAATTCCTACAGCATGTCGGATGACTCCGGCGTCTTCACGCTGCAGGTGGCCGGAGATGGTGGATCGGGTGCCGTAGCCCCTTCGACCCTCGAAGCCTCCACCGTCGACCTCGCCCGCGAGTTCAGCGAGCTTATCACGGTGCAACGCGGCTTCTCGGCCTCGACCAAAGTCATCACCACCGCTGACCAGATGCTGGATGAATTGAACAACATCAAACGTTAA
- a CDS encoding flagellar hook assembly protein FlgD, whose protein sequence is MTTIDNNYGGATGQAASAGQKLAGDMQTFLKLLTTQLQHQDPMQPMDSKEFTQQLVAFSGVEQQITTNQNLEKLISQVNSQEMSSAVNFIGRDVQVLTTSSKLADGKASWSYALDLTADSNAITVKDATGNTVYKGSGETKAGAHQFTWDGKDMNGTQLPDGMYTLEIAPKTQNGTAVAHDIFMRGEVEGVEQVNGQYYLSVGGMLILPTQAQSIYSKAKLDATT, encoded by the coding sequence ATGACCACCATCGACAATAATTATGGAGGCGCGACCGGTCAGGCCGCCTCCGCCGGACAAAAGCTCGCCGGGGACATGCAGACCTTTTTGAAGCTGCTGACGACTCAGTTGCAACATCAGGATCCGATGCAGCCGATGGATTCAAAGGAATTCACGCAGCAGCTTGTAGCCTTCAGCGGTGTTGAACAGCAAATCACCACCAACCAGAACCTGGAAAAGCTGATCTCCCAGGTCAATTCGCAGGAGATGTCCTCCGCCGTCAATTTCATCGGCCGCGACGTTCAGGTGCTGACCACATCAAGCAAGCTCGCCGACGGCAAGGCCAGCTGGAGCTATGCGCTCGACCTGACCGCCGATAGCAACGCCATCACCGTCAAGGATGCAACCGGCAACACCGTCTATAAAGGGAGCGGCGAAACCAAGGCCGGAGCCCATCAGTTCACCTGGGACGGCAAGGACATGAACGGCACTCAGCTGCCCGACGGCATGTATACGCTCGAAATCGCGCCAAAAACCCAGAACGGCACCGCCGTCGCCCATGACATCTTCATGCGCGGCGAGGTTGAGGGCGTCGAACAGGTGAACGGCCAATATTATCTGTCGGTCGGCGGCATGCTGATCCTGCCCACACAGGCCCAGTCCATCTATTCAAAAGCAAAACTGGACGCAACGACCTGA
- a CDS encoding flagellar hook-length control protein FliK: protein MTIGLLTQLFASIGGTALAGLGSLVKSGEQTTDDAALKGNGGQVQQKFASILAALTSAQGSAAAALEGTTPGTMQDPVATSPLGTMILPQSAITPPNLTDGKALITALDTLAKRLGAVSTDGAVDMTKLASMLGVTTEQMVSFKDSLQNLGPVNALAKPAEIALPHKLPIDNALSDEPTDDIPEDDSAALAETLIPFLMVIAALPAAAEQVTGATASDLATTIAASRAAPAHQEIAENTLPDETASDVLASPADAAPDTVHPHATPGQQLAASLIAATLKAAAPVVATTMETPAAAPEAAPSTAASNIAAQTQIKSNTAAEHQIDNRTDRKSLLREAKGKPTVAASDSKAASKSENTHDVTTKPRVDSTAPSADSKRPTANAATELALNLQKAFAASDGQFDDTIEATDGFAVIRGSGLADLSTGASALRSSTSTPNWAPFGAYVAGQVGMQISRAIKDGNDNFKIRLDPPELGRIDVKLEIASDGRINAVVAADNEKTLQLLQKEQGTLERALQDAGLKTDSGSLSFSLNSHQQNTRDDDDRNFSSSGRGRARTNLSTDAGDISTTAAIRMTISDRALDIRV from the coding sequence ATGACGATCGGACTTCTGACGCAATTGTTCGCCAGCATCGGCGGCACCGCATTGGCGGGGCTCGGCAGTCTTGTGAAATCAGGCGAGCAGACAACTGACGATGCCGCTCTCAAAGGCAACGGCGGACAGGTCCAGCAAAAATTCGCCTCAATCCTGGCCGCGCTCACCAGCGCGCAAGGGAGCGCGGCCGCTGCGCTCGAGGGCACCACGCCCGGAACTATGCAGGACCCCGTCGCCACGTCCCCGCTCGGCACGATGATCCTGCCGCAATCGGCCATCACGCCCCCCAACCTGACCGACGGCAAGGCTCTGATAACAGCGCTCGATACTTTGGCCAAACGTTTGGGGGCGGTCTCAACGGATGGTGCCGTGGACATGACCAAGCTTGCCTCCATGCTCGGCGTGACGACCGAGCAGATGGTCAGCTTCAAAGACAGCCTTCAAAACCTTGGCCCTGTGAATGCCCTCGCCAAACCGGCAGAGATCGCACTTCCGCACAAGCTCCCGATCGACAACGCGTTATCTGACGAGCCGACGGACGACATCCCGGAGGACGACAGCGCCGCGCTGGCCGAGACCCTTATTCCTTTTCTGATGGTGATCGCAGCCCTGCCTGCCGCCGCTGAACAGGTGACCGGTGCAACCGCGAGCGACCTTGCCACTACGATTGCAGCCAGTCGTGCGGCTCCGGCCCATCAGGAGATTGCGGAAAATACCCTCCCAGACGAGACGGCCTCCGATGTTCTCGCATCACCAGCAGATGCGGCGCCGGATACGGTGCACCCACACGCAACCCCCGGGCAGCAATTGGCCGCCTCCCTGATCGCCGCAACCCTGAAAGCCGCAGCTCCCGTCGTCGCAACCACGATGGAAACGCCAGCCGCGGCACCCGAAGCCGCACCGTCCACCGCCGCCAGCAATATCGCCGCTCAGACGCAGATCAAATCCAACACAGCCGCTGAACATCAGATCGACAATCGCACCGATCGCAAGTCGCTGCTGCGCGAAGCAAAAGGCAAACCCACGGTCGCAGCATCAGACAGCAAAGCGGCCAGCAAATCCGAAAATACCCACGACGTCACCACCAAACCCCGCGTCGACAGCACGGCACCGAGCGCAGACAGCAAACGCCCGACCGCCAATGCAGCCACCGAACTTGCGCTCAATCTGCAAAAAGCTTTTGCCGCCAGCGATGGGCAATTTGATGACACCATAGAGGCGACGGACGGCTTCGCTGTCATACGAGGCAGCGGGCTTGCCGACCTCAGCACCGGCGCAAGCGCGCTCAGATCCTCCACAAGCACCCCGAACTGGGCACCGTTCGGCGCTTATGTGGCCGGTCAGGTGGGCATGCAGATCAGCCGCGCCATCAAGGACGGCAATGACAATTTCAAGATCCGTCTCGATCCGCCGGAACTTGGCCGCATCGACGTCAAACTGGAAATTGCCAGTGACGGCCGGATCAATGCCGTCGTGGCAGCCGACAATGAAAAAACCCTGCAATTGCTGCAAAAGGAACAAGGCACCCTTGAACGGGCTCTGCAGGATGCAGGGCTTAAAACCGACAGCGGCAGCTTGAGCTTCTCTCTCAACAGTCATCAGCAAAACACCCGTGATGATGATGACCGCAACTTTTCTTCATCCGGCCGCGGGCGCGCCAGGACCAACCTGTCCACCGACGCCGGTGATATTTCGACAACGGCAGCGATCCGGATGACCATTTCCGATCGCGCCCTTGATATCCGCGTTTAA
- the flgK gene encoding flagellar hook-associated protein FlgK — protein sequence MSLTSVMNTALSGLYTSQSAMGVTAANITNVNTPGYVREVVRQESIINGASSTGVKVASIERVVDNFLKNSMLSTTGSASRYAVETAFHDRVQMLLGRPDSNTSLAGRLDSLLAKVGATTQDTSKLVLRQDAIAGIEDFANEISRLSSEVQNLRTEASNQISENVNTINSLLKQIDALNPMIIKEKVLGNATGGLEQQRDAALNKLSSLIDIRVQPQADGSSYVTTSTGTLLLGGARYELRYTAPGMVTSETSFSAITMHVVDPTTKQASPVGFPLDGSLSGGELMGLLNMRDKILPDMANELGRLAGTVANELNAVHNASSAYPPPASLIGKQTGMLGTDPHGFTGQTEFVVTDATGTVVNKVAINFSSYATLDDVVAAVNAGLGGSGTLSLTNGVMSLTANGAGNGVAMVDNPANPSKRGEVGFSHFFGMNDIVTSKVGTDYATGFTGTDPNGFTAGSTVSFDVLDGSNKLLTSYTLNIPAGNFNDILTDLNDINGLGKMMTFSLDASGQIKMTPKVGYESVTLNVKTDNSFRGGTGVTLSSLFGIGARYLADQATGLSVVSKIAKQPQRMALGQLSYGTAVGQSALSVSNNEGAKAFDALATKVIKFPATGSLAGTSVTIGQYNATILSSISLAADLTASRRTDTQALADDVGKRYQDYSGVNLDEEMSNMVIFQNSYNAAARIITTVREMYDALLNVV from the coding sequence ATGTCCCTTACTTCGGTCATGAATACGGCACTGTCCGGGCTTTATACCAGCCAGTCGGCCATGGGCGTGACAGCGGCCAATATTACCAATGTCAACACGCCGGGCTATGTGCGCGAGGTCGTGCGCCAGGAATCAATCATCAATGGGGCCTCCTCCACAGGGGTGAAGGTCGCGTCGATCGAGCGTGTGGTCGATAACTTCCTGAAAAACTCCATGCTGAGCACCACCGGGTCGGCCAGTCGCTATGCGGTGGAAACGGCATTTCATGATCGGGTGCAGATGCTGCTCGGGCGGCCGGACAGCAACACGTCGCTCGCCGGGCGGCTTGACAGTTTGCTCGCCAAGGTCGGCGCCACCACACAGGACACCAGCAAGCTCGTGCTGCGGCAGGACGCCATTGCCGGGATCGAGGATTTCGCCAATGAAATCTCGCGTCTCTCCAGTGAGGTCCAGAATCTGCGCACGGAAGCTAGCAACCAGATCTCCGAGAATGTGAACACCATCAATTCACTTCTGAAACAGATCGATGCCCTCAATCCCATGATCATCAAGGAAAAGGTCCTGGGGAACGCCACCGGCGGGCTTGAACAGCAGCGTGACGCGGCCTTGAACAAACTATCGTCTCTGATCGATATCCGGGTGCAACCGCAGGCCGATGGGTCGTCCTATGTGACGACCTCCACGGGTACGTTGTTGCTTGGCGGGGCGCGCTATGAACTGCGCTATACGGCTCCCGGCATGGTGACGTCGGAGACGAGCTTTTCGGCCATCACCATGCATGTGGTCGATCCGACCACGAAGCAGGCAAGCCCGGTTGGCTTTCCACTGGATGGGTCGCTTTCGGGCGGGGAGCTCATGGGGCTCCTCAATATGCGCGACAAGATTTTGCCGGACATGGCCAACGAACTTGGCCGTCTGGCCGGTACCGTGGCCAATGAACTGAACGCGGTTCATAACGCGAGCAGCGCCTATCCGCCGCCCGCAAGCCTGATCGGCAAACAGACCGGCATGCTCGGCACCGATCCCCATGGCTTCACCGGCCAAACGGAATTCGTTGTGACCGATGCGACGGGCACTGTTGTTAATAAGGTGGCCATCAATTTTTCAAGTTACGCGACCCTTGATGACGTGGTCGCGGCCGTCAACGCCGGGCTTGGTGGCAGCGGCACGCTGTCGCTTACCAATGGGGTAATGAGCTTGACGGCGAACGGGGCCGGCAATGGTGTCGCCATGGTCGATAATCCGGCCAATCCCTCAAAGCGTGGCGAGGTCGGGTTTTCGCATTTCTTTGGCATGAACGATATCGTGACCTCGAAGGTCGGCACCGATTACGCCACGGGCTTCACCGGCACCGATCCGAATGGCTTTACGGCGGGCAGCACGGTCAGTTTCGATGTCCTGGACGGCAGCAACAAGCTGCTGACGTCTTATACGCTCAATATCCCGGCCGGGAATTTCAATGACATCCTGACCGATCTCAATGACATCAATGGTCTTGGGAAAATGATGACCTTTTCGCTGGATGCGAGCGGGCAGATCAAGATGACGCCGAAAGTCGGATATGAGTCGGTGACGCTCAATGTCAAAACGGACAACAGTTTCCGGGGCGGCACCGGCGTCACCTTATCGAGCCTGTTCGGCATCGGCGCGCGTTACCTGGCCGATCAGGCGACGGGTCTTTCGGTTGTGAGCAAGATCGCCAAACAGCCGCAACGCATGGCGCTTGGTCAGCTCAGCTATGGAACCGCTGTCGGGCAAAGTGCGCTGTCGGTCAGCAACAATGAGGGCGCCAAGGCGTTCGATGCGCTCGCCACCAAAGTGATCAAGTTTCCGGCCACCGGCAGTCTTGCGGGCACCAGTGTGACCATCGGGCAATATAATGCGACCATTCTCAGCAGTATTTCCCTCGCGGCCGATCTGACGGCGAGCCGCAGGACCGATACCCAGGCGCTCGCCGACGATGTGGGCAAGCGTTACCAGGATTATTCCGGCGTCAATCTGGACGAGGAAATGTCGAACATGGTGATTTTTCAGAATTCCTATAATGCGGCGGCGCGCATCATCACCACAGTGCGTGAGATGTATGATGCGCTGCTCAATGTCGTGTGA
- a CDS encoding flagellin, producing the protein MTRVSSFGHNQSMVSQLLTNQSRLFDTQEQINTGKKSSTFSGYAREAQTLLGSKSLLSRNNGYTANLTDVQQKLEMNDLYLESTYKAADNLRQAITNALGTGSSVAFVEELKQAASIILSGLNAQMDGRYLFAGSRTDTKPVAANTLDDLKAAPDIASLLKNDSVNLSSRVGDNMDLEYGVLASDVGQGLLETIKAIADFDAGPLGPLSGNLTTAQRTFLEGQLGALNTSISTVQTEIAANGSRQGRVDILKDNLGVTKDFLTNFIADIEEVNMTEAVSRFNADQLALETSYKIVGQLSKLSLVNYL; encoded by the coding sequence ATGACGCGTGTATCAAGCTTCGGCCATAACCAGAGCATGGTCAGCCAGCTTTTGACCAACCAGTCGCGCCTGTTTGACACTCAGGAGCAGATCAATACCGGCAAGAAATCGTCAACCTTCAGCGGCTATGCCCGCGAGGCGCAAACTCTGCTCGGGTCGAAGTCGTTGCTGTCGCGGAACAATGGCTATACCGCCAATCTGACGGACGTGCAGCAAAAGCTCGAGATGAACGATCTTTATCTCGAGTCGACCTATAAGGCGGCGGATAATCTGCGTCAGGCGATCACCAATGCGCTCGGCACCGGCTCGTCGGTGGCGTTTGTCGAGGAGCTGAAACAGGCGGCGAGCATTATCCTCAGCGGGCTGAATGCGCAGATGGATGGGCGCTATCTTTTCGCCGGATCGCGGACCGATACCAAGCCGGTGGCGGCCAATACCCTTGATGATCTGAAGGCCGCGCCAGATATTGCCAGCCTTCTCAAGAATGATTCCGTCAATTTGTCATCGCGGGTCGGGGACAATATGGACCTTGAATATGGCGTGCTGGCGAGTGATGTCGGGCAGGGCTTGCTTGAGACGATCAAGGCCATTGCCGATTTCGACGCCGGACCGCTCGGGCCGCTCAGTGGCAATCTGACGACGGCTCAGCGGACCTTCCTTGAAGGCCAGCTCGGGGCTCTCAATACATCCATCAGCACGGTGCAGACCGAGATCGCCGCGAACGGCTCGCGTCAGGGCCGGGTCGATATCCTGAAGGACAATCTTGGGGTGACCAAGGACTTCCTCACCAATTTCATTGCCGATATCGAGGAAGTGAACATGACCGAGGCTGTGTCCCGCTTCAATGCCGATCAGCTGGCGCTTGAGACGTCCTATAAAATCGTCGGCCAGTTGTCGAAGCTCAGTCTGGTCAATTATCTCTGA
- the mnmA gene encoding tRNA 2-thiouridine(34) synthase MnmA, with translation MMRTDTHDAAALARGQTSELNSLGFPLAPADTRVVVAMSGGVDSSVVAALLKEQGYDVVGITLQLYDHGMAIQKKGACCAGQDIYDAAQVAERIGIPHYVLDYESRFRESVIDEFADSYIRGETPIPCVRCNQTVKFRDLLSTARDLGALCLATGHYVQRLMGADGAELHAGADPAKDQSYFLFGTNAEQLDFLRFPLGGQDKDQTRALAARYDLPVADKPDSQDICFVPSGKYVDLIERLRPGAAEPGEIVHIDGSVIGNHKGIIHYTIGQRRGIGVGGTGDPLYVVRLDPDKKQVVVGPYEAVKVKEIILRELNWLGSAAIPDHGIAVAVRVRSTRPPVAAMLFPGPEGAGSARVLVDSAEAGVSPGQACVLYEGSRVLGGGWIAATRSLYDVETSAA, from the coding sequence ATGATGAGGACCGATACCCATGATGCCGCGGCTTTGGCGCGCGGTCAGACGAGCGAACTGAACTCCCTTGGCTTCCCCCTGGCGCCTGCGGATACGCGCGTGGTTGTCGCCATGTCGGGCGGGGTTGACAGTTCGGTCGTGGCGGCTCTGTTGAAAGAGCAGGGCTATGACGTGGTGGGGATCACCCTCCAGCTTTATGATCATGGCATGGCTATCCAGAAAAAGGGGGCCTGCTGCGCCGGTCAGGATATCTATGACGCCGCGCAGGTCGCCGAGCGCATCGGCATTCCTCACTATGTTCTTGATTATGAAAGCCGTTTCCGCGAATCCGTGATCGACGAATTCGCCGACAGCTATATCCGCGGCGAGACCCCCATTCCCTGCGTGCGCTGCAATCAGACGGTCAAGTTCCGCGATCTGCTGTCGACGGCCCGTGATCTCGGGGCGCTTTGCCTTGCCACCGGTCATTATGTGCAGCGGCTGATGGGGGCGGACGGGGCAGAGCTTCACGCTGGCGCCGATCCAGCCAAGGATCAAAGTTATTTTCTGTTTGGGACCAATGCCGAGCAGCTCGATTTCCTGCGCTTTCCGCTCGGTGGGCAGGACAAGGACCAGACCCGGGCTCTGGCCGCCCGCTATGACCTGCCGGTGGCTGACAAACCGGACAGTCAGGACATTTGTTTCGTGCCGTCGGGCAAATATGTGGATCTGATCGAACGCCTGCGCCCCGGTGCGGCCGAGCCGGGCGAGATCGTCCATATCGACGGCAGCGTGATTGGCAACCACAAGGGTATCATCCATTACACCATCGGTCAGCGGCGCGGCATCGGCGTTGGCGGCACCGGCGATCCGCTCTATGTGGTGCGCCTCGATCCCGATAAAAAACAGGTGGTTGTTGGCCCATATGAGGCTGTGAAGGTTAAGGAAATTATCCTTCGTGAGCTGAACTGGCTGGGTTCGGCCGCGATCCCGGATCATGGTATCGCCGTGGCCGTCCGCGTGCGCTCGACCCGTCCTCCGGTGGCGGCCATGCTGTTTCCCGGACCTGAAGGTGCAGGCAGCGCCCGCGTCCTCGTGGATAGCGCCGAAGCCGGGGTCTCGCCCGGTCAAGCCTGTGTTCTCTATGAAGGCAGCCGCGTTCTCGGCGGCGGCTGGATCGCCGCCACGCGGTCGCTTTATGATGTTGAGACATCGGCTGCGTGA
- a CDS encoding PaaI family thioesterase: MSDIWERIAASFKSQGLMTTLGAKLLSVADGEVQIELPFSEQLSQQHGYMHAGAITSVVDNACGYAALTKAPPGTEVVTAEFKVNFMRPAVGDRFLAIGKVMSAGKLLTVCTGEVRAYSEGVEKVVALMQATMVNVRP, from the coding sequence ATGAGTGATATTTGGGAAAGAATTGCCGCCAGCTTCAAATCCCAGGGTCTGATGACGACCCTTGGTGCAAAACTTCTGTCCGTCGCGGATGGAGAGGTGCAGATAGAACTGCCATTCTCGGAACAACTTTCCCAACAGCATGGTTATATGCATGCCGGTGCAATCACGAGTGTTGTTGACAACGCCTGTGGATATGCCGCCCTGACCAAGGCACCGCCGGGCACGGAGGTGGTCACAGCTGAGTTCAAGGTCAACTTCATGAGACCAGCTGTTGGCGACCGGTTCTTGGCGATTGGAAAGGTCATGTCGGCTGGCAAGCTCCTTACGGTCTGTACAGGAGAAGTCCGGGCCTACTCAGAAGGCGTTGAGAAGGTCGTCGCACTCATGCAGGCCACGATGGTCAATGTTCGTCCCTGA
- a CDS encoding DUF883 family protein encodes MADTASNSTDSRYASMEDEVTKLKAEMSGLTESLSKIAKGATGIASEKMHDQFDRVTKDAKAALGATQKKVSEHPMASIALAVGFGVLLGQLLRR; translated from the coding sequence ATGGCTGATACAGCGTCAAATTCGACTGACTCCCGGTATGCTTCCATGGAAGACGAAGTCACCAAGCTCAAGGCAGAGATGTCTGGTCTTACGGAATCTCTGAGCAAAATTGCCAAGGGTGCGACGGGCATCGCCAGTGAGAAGATGCATGATCAATTTGATCGCGTCACCAAGGACGCTAAAGCGGCGCTTGGGGCGACGCAGAAGAAAGTGAGCGAACATCCCATGGCCAGCATTGCCCTGGCCGTCGGGTTTGGCGTTCTGCTTGGGCAGTTGCTGCGCCGTTAA
- a CDS encoding AI-2E family transporter has translation MVSPRLMRLTFLIAGMVIGGAFLVWAGDILSPFIVALMLAYLCDPLTTRFEKFGIPRGVGSILVVALLVLLFLGALSVLGPIVYGQLQSLIKILPSLIDRVMDGIRTEIMPYIALPSAETGRPAGSGSLNFAAPLASSVLSGGLMVLPKIGLALLTPVILYYLLRDWPKLVTTIYASVPDGRRQKSHEIVAEVDHILSGFLRGQAWVCVTVAIVYASGLMLSGLEYGLVIGIFAGFMKYLPYIGTAIALVLAGMTGVAQEGATLALFGGVAATFIVAEGIESSILTPRLVGERVDVPPAMVIFAVLMGGKLLGVLGVFLGVPIFAILRLIVREVMAPDPVKLQD, from the coding sequence ATGGTGTCGCCACGTCTGATGCGGCTGACCTTCCTGATAGCGGGAATGGTGATCGGTGGCGCATTCCTTGTGTGGGCGGGAGATATCCTGAGCCCATTTATTGTCGCCTTGATGCTCGCCTATCTTTGCGATCCTTTGACGACACGCTTTGAAAAATTCGGAATTCCGCGCGGCGTCGGCAGCATCCTGGTGGTGGCGCTTCTTGTGCTGTTGTTCCTCGGTGCCTTGTCGGTTCTTGGGCCGATCGTTTATGGGCAGTTGCAGAGCCTGATTAAAATTCTGCCGTCCCTGATCGATCGCGTCATGGATGGAATCCGCACGGAAATCATGCCTTATATCGCCTTGCCGTCGGCGGAGACGGGGCGGCCGGCCGGCAGTGGATCGCTGAATTTTGCCGCACCTCTTGCGTCTTCGGTCCTGAGTGGAGGCTTGATGGTTCTGCCGAAAATCGGCCTCGCCTTGCTGACGCCTGTTATCCTTTATTACCTGTTGCGTGATTGGCCGAAGCTTGTGACAACGATCTATGCCTCAGTCCCGGACGGCAGGCGGCAGAAGTCTCATGAAATCGTGGCCGAGGTCGATCATATCCTGTCCGGATTTCTGCGCGGACAGGCTTGGGTCTGCGTTACGGTGGCCATTGTTTACGCCTCTGGATTGATGCTTTCGGGGCTTGAATATGGTCTCGTTATCGGGATCTTTGCCGGGTTCATGAAATATCTGCCCTATATCGGCACCGCTATTGCGTTGGTACTCGCGGGGATGACCGGGGTCGCGCAGGAGGGGGCGACTCTGGCCCTGTTCGGCGGTGTCGCTGCGACTTTCATTGTGGCGGAAGGCATCGAATCAAGCATCCTCACTCCACGCCTTGTAGGAGAACGCGTTGACGTGCCGCCCGCCATGGTGATTTTCGCCGTGCTTATGGGCGGCAAACTCCTGGGCGTTTTGGGCGTGTTTCTCGGGGTTCCGATTTTCGCCATTCTGCGCCTGATCGTGCGCGAGGTGATGGCGCCGGATCCGGTCAAGCTGCAGGACTGA